A genome region from Panicum virgatum strain AP13 chromosome 4K, P.virgatum_v5, whole genome shotgun sequence includes the following:
- the LOC120704839 gene encoding amino acid permease 3-like gives MGGGPPHFGTMELEHPLATLPRVRGDRDDDGKERRSGTVWTATAHIITAVIGSGVLSLAWAMAQLGWVTGPVTLVLFAAITLYTCGLLADCYRVGDPVTGKRNYTYTEAVKSNLGGWHVWFCGFCQYANMFGTGIGYTITASISAAAINKSNCFHRHGHDADCSQNTSAFIIGFGVVQAVFSQLPSFHKLWWLSIIAAVMSFCYSIIAVGLSLAQAISGPLGKTAMTGTQVGVDVDSAHKVWLTFQALGNVAFAYSYAIILIEIQDTLRSPPAESETMRRATSAGIAVTTAFYMLCGCLGYAAFGNAAPGNILTGFGFYEPFWLVDLANACIVVHLVGGFQVFCQPLFAAVEGSAAACWCRRPAGSAAAARLGVLGRVVWRTAFVAVVTLLAVLMPFFNSILGILGSIAFWPLTVFFSVEMYIRQHQVRRFSARWAALQSLSFVCFLVTVAACAASVQGVLDSLKTYVPFKTRS, from the exons atgggaggAGGGCCGCCGCACTTCGGAACCATGGAACTGGAGCACCCCCTGGCCACCCTTCCCCGCGTCCGCGGCGaccgcgacgacgacggcaaggAGCGGAGGTCAG GAACGGTATGGACGGCTACGGCGCACATCATCACGGCGGTGATCGGTTCCGGTGTGCTGTCCCTGGCGTGGGCGATGGCGCAGCTGGGGTGGGTGACGGGGCCCGTGACCCTGGTGCTCTTCGCGGCCATCACCCTCTACACCTGCGGCCTCCTCGCCGACTGCTACCGCGTCGGCGACCCCGTCACCGGCAAGCGCAACTACACCTACACCGAGGCCGTCAAGTCCAACCTCGGCGGGTGGCACGTCTGGTTCTGCGGCTTCTGCCAGTACGCCAACATGTTCGGCACCGGCATCGGCTACACCATCACAGCCTCCATCAGCGCTGC GGCCATCAACAAGTCCAACTGCTTCCACCGGCACGGGCACGACGCGGACTGCAGCCAGAACACGAGCGCCTTCATCATCGGCTTCGGCGTCGTGCAGGCGGTCTTCAGCCAGCTCCCCAGCTTCCACAAGCTCTGGTGGCTCTCCATCATCGCCGCCGTCATGTCCTTCTGCTACTCCATCATCGCGGTGGGCCTCTCCCTGGCGCAGGCCATCTCCGGCCCCCTGGGGAAGACGGCCATGACCGGCACGCAGGTCGGCGTGGACGTGGACTCGGCGCACAAGGTGTGGCTGACGTTCCAGGCCCTCGGCAACGTCGCCTTCGCCTACTCGTACGCCATCATCCTCATCGAGATCCAGGACACGctgcggtcgccgccggcggagaGCGAGACGATGCGGCGGGCCACGTCCGCGGGCATCGCCGTCACCACGGCCTTCTACATGCTGTGCGGCTGCCTCGGGTACGCGGCGTTCGGCAACGCCGCGCCGGGGAACATCCTCACCGGCTTCGGCTTCTACGAGCCCTTCTGGCTCGTCGACCTGGCCAACGCCTGCATCGTCGTGCACCTCGTCGGCGGCTTCCAGGTGTTCTGCCAGCCGCTCTTCGCTGCCGTGgagggctccgcggcggcgtgctggtgccgccgcccggcggggtccgccgccgccgcgcgcctcggcGTGCTCGGCCGGGTCGTGTGGCGCACGGCGTTCGTGGCCGTCGTCACGCTGCTGGCCGTCCTGATGCCCTTCTTCAACAGCATCCTGGGCATCCTCGGCAGCATCGCCTTCTGGCCGCTCACCGTCTTCTTCTCCGTCGAGATGTACATCCGGCAGCACCAGGTGCGGCGGTTCAGCGCCAGGTGGGCGGCGCTGCAGAGCCTCAGCTTCGTCTGCTTCCTCGTCACCGTCGCCGCCTGCGCTGCCTCCGTGCAGGGCGTGCTCGACTCGCTCAAGACCTACGTGCCATTCAAGACCAGGTCGTGA